The window GGGACAGGCAAATCCGCGGCAAGGAGTTTGGTGAGCTGAGGGGATGGGGGCAGGAGAGGGTCCGGGGGTAGTGCTGCACGtggcaaaaaaggaaagaaaaagagaggccGGTAGTGGGTAGAGGTGCGGGAGTGCAGGATGGGCGTGGCCTGGCGTGCTCCGCCAGCACAAGGATTCCGGGGCGTCCGGTCCGCAGCCGCAGAGCTGAGCTTGTCCGGTCCTGTCCGCAGTGGTCACCAGGAACCAGTTCGGGGCAGAGCTGCCCCGGCGGTCGGACTATGTACCGCACCTGTCACCGCCACAGCGGCCGCGCTTCACCGCGCAGGACTTCAGACAGCGGGGCCTGGAGAGGCCTTGCCCGGCCACCGGCCAGCCGCCCCCGGCTTTCACACCCACGCTCTGATAAAGCTGTGCTACCAACCCGTGTGTCCATGTCCCCGTGAGGGGGCACATTCTCCCACGCGCACACTCTCCCCACGCGCGGCCTGGGCATGTGTCCGCTACAGCCTCCTGGTGGGCGGTACTTCCATGTCAAAAGTCGGGCGAAGACACTCACGGCTCAGCAATCTTGGCCGGTACACCCACCCGCACACCGTACCCTCTGACCCCGAGCAGGTTGGGGGTTCAGGGGTCAGCTGTCTACCTGGTCCTTCATCACGTCGCCTTGAGGAGCCAGAGGTTACGGCCGGTCTCCAAGGTCCCCTGAAATGAGTGGGGTGACGTTGGGAAGGGTGGGTCCTAGGTCGCACCCCGCCCCCACCCAAGTCCCGGTGATGAAGACCCACGGGTGCGAATGCGGATGGGCCAGATGAGGAGGCTGCAGAGAGCCAGAGCCGCGGCCACACCCACGCCGCCTGTCACTGCTGTCATCACCCAGTGGTAGAAGCCAACGCAAGCCCCGCAGCACAGCTCAGAGCTAGAGAACAGAGGGAGTCTGAATGTCGCGGGAGGGAAGGGAGCTGCCGGCCCCTGGGGATTGCTGCAGTGTCCCCTGAAACAGCCTAGTGGCTGCCACctcaagttccaggggacccTGGACACAAATACATGCACTTGCTCACAGTCCCCTGAAGCCCACAGCCCTGCCCCTGGTCTCTTGGCTCCTGCACTGGCTCCCCAGTCCTGCCCCGGGCCTTTGCTCAGGCCCTGCAGGGGTACAGAGGTTCCCGCACAGGGGCCAGGTTCTCAGGGAGTCTCCCAGCTTCCTATCTGACTCCTAGACCCCACGCTCAACCCAACTTATGCATTAGCAGTTACTGACAGGGCTGCCCTTGTCCTGGGCCGCACAGGTGGCTCAGGAACCCACACTATGAGGTTCTGAGTGGCTCTGTGTGCCCTGCCAACTGTGCCCTCAGTGCCCAGCTCAAAAGAAATTCAGTGTTTGCTGAATATAAACAAACTGCCCAAAGTAAGAAATGTATGCGCTCCAAGTCTGAGGAACACGAACTCACGGACAGGGATGCAGGCTCTGCACAGCCATGACTGCCAGCCCATTGGCCACCTTATCCGAAAAGCTCATAGCACCATACACGAAGGCTCCACTgtgctgggggcagggtgggggggaTGACACACAAGGTTAGTGTCCAGGCCCAGGGACCGAACCACGCCCTGCAGGCTCTTCCCACCAGCCCTACCGTGTGTGGGCCAATGAGGTCAGCTGTCATGGCTAGGGAGGTGACAAGGATGGTGGCACAGCCTGCACCCAACAGCACTGCAGCCCCGTACACAGCCACACCCAGATTATCTGCCAGGGCCACCCAAGCTGCGAAGGCCAGGATCACCAGCAGCCCGGTGAAGTAAGTCATCTAGGGAGGAAGGAGACAAAGCCTGAGTCAGGCCCACGTTGCTGGGCACCCTGAGCCAGACACTCGCCCTCTCTGGTCCTCAGCCCAGTAAAAGGTTCCATTAAAACTTGTCCTACTCCACACCCAAGACCGGCATTACTGGTCTTTGCCCAGAGCAGACATTACTAATCTTTTGTTCCACAGCCAGGTCAGACATTACTAATCGATTTCCCATTCTGCATCAGGGTAAGTAGGCAGTCCAAACACTCCAGCCCACTAGGCAGCTGGAAGGAACAGAACCCTGTGACCAGAGGGCCCAAGAAGCCTGGACTCTGTGGGCTTCAGGCTGTAGTATGCCTTGAGTGTGGGGACCCCACCCCTGCTCGCTTCCCCAGCAGCAGCTGTCACTCACATTCCTCCCTATGCGTCTGTTGACTGGCTTcatgaggaaggaggagaagaagccaCTCAAGTACATCACCAGGGGGATGGTGGCAATGAACTTCTGTGGAGGGAGAGGCAATGGTGGTCCAGAAGGGTATCTCAGCAGGGGACCCATCTTCCATTAtctccacacacacccataacTCACCTTGGGCAAGCTGAGAGAATAGGTCAGGTACATGGCAATGTAGGTCTGAGACAGGTTCACAATGAGCCTTGTGGTCATGTACAGCATGCCTACCTGTGGGCAGATCAGCAGAGGAACAAGCTAGGGCTCAGTGGGAGACCTAGTGCACTCCCTCCTACCAGTCAGGGATTCAGAAACAAGCTGAGGGCTTCCATAGTATTAACTCCGGGCTGGGGCATGGGGGCGGGGGGTGATGTGTGATTGGTAATGTCTGCCTTGGCTGAGGAATGCAAAGTTGACTGGTCATGTCAGTCCTAGTTGGGAAGTGGAGATGAGGATTTATGCCTGCATGGGAAATGGAAGGCTGTTGATGATGTCTGCCTTGGGTGGGGGGGTCAGTGGAGGGGTGATTAGTGAGGCCTGTCTGGGAGTGAAATGGAAAGCAACATCCATCCTGAGCAAGGAACAGACCATGGAATAACGCATAGCCCAGTGGAGATTAATGTCTGCTCGGGGTGTGACGGTAAGACCCACTGGTAATGTCTGTGCTGGGTGGTTCTGGTGTCTTCCGTCCCCGCAGCCCCACCACACACCTGATAGAAAGCTGGCTCTCGAAGCCAGTGTTTCCACAGCAGCAGTGGCTGGGCCGCAGGGGCCACCAGGGGGCTGTGCTCATCGGGTTCAGCCCCCCGGTGCTGGGGCCAGCGACCCTCCTTGGTACCCAagtggaagagcagagagaagatggcTCCCACACCCACCACCAGCAGGGCCAGGTTCTGGAGAGGAGAACAGGGGTCAGCAACGGCTCTCCCAGGCTCAAGGGCTCTGGGATTAGCGTGCAGCCCAGACTTACCCGGAACACAGGCACATCCTGGACTCCCAGCTGGTCACCCACAGTGATGTCCTGCTCCCCGTGTGCAGAGCCCTGCAAGTGGAGCAGCAACCAGGCCGCGCCATACACTGTGATGTTAGCAACCACAGTGAACGCATACCTATGGGTGAGGGCGGGGCTTTAGCACACATAGAGTGCA is drawn from Mastomys coucha isolate ucsf_1 unplaced genomic scaffold, UCSF_Mcou_1 pScaffold4, whole genome shotgun sequence and contains these coding sequences:
- the Mfsd12 gene encoding major facilitator superfamily domain-containing protein 12 isoform X2, with protein sequence MSPPSGGGGPGPPRPLSVAARLSFAVGHFLNDLCAGMWFTYLLLFLHSVRGYSSRGAGLLLLLGQAADGLCTPLVGYEADRASCARCGPRKAWHLAGTVCVLLSFPFIFSPCLGCTGATPEWAALLYYAPFIVIFQFGWAATQIAHLSLIPELVTSDHEKVELTALRYAFTVVANITVYGAAWLLLHLQGSAHGEQDITVGDQLGVQDVPVFRVGMLYMTTRLIVNLSQTYIAMYLTYSLSLPKKFIATIPLVMYLSGFFSSFLMKPVNRRIGRNMTYFTGLLVILAFAAWVALADNLGVAVYGAAVLLGAGCATILVTSLAMTADLIGPHTHSGAFVYGAMSFSDKVANGLAVMAVQSLHPCPSELCCGACVGFYHWVMTAVTGGVGVAAALALCSLLIWPIRIRTRDLGDRP
- the Mfsd12 gene encoding major facilitator superfamily domain-containing protein 12 isoform X1 codes for the protein MSPPSGGGGPGPPRPLSVAARLSFAVGHFLNDLCAGMWFTYLLLFLHSVRGYSSRGAGLLLLLGQAADGLCTPLVGYEADRASCARCGPRKAWHLAGTVCVLLSFPFIFSPCLGCTGATPEWAALLYYAPFIVIFQFGWAATQIAHLSLIPELVTSDHEKVELTALRYAFTVVANITVYGAAWLLLHLQGSAHGEQDITVGDQLGVQDVPVFRNLALLVVGVGAIFSLLFHLGTKEGRWPQHRGAEPDEHSPLVAPAAQPLLLWKHWLREPAFYQVGMLYMTTRLIVNLSQTYIAMYLTYSLSLPKKFIATIPLVMYLSGFFSSFLMKPVNRRIGRNMTYFTGLLVILAFAAWVALADNLGVAVYGAAVLLGAGCATILVTSLAMTADLIGPHTHSGAFVYGAMSFSDKVANGLAVMAVQSLHPCPSELCCGACVGFYHWVMTAVTGGVGVAAALALCSLLIWPIRIRTRDLGDRP